The following proteins come from a genomic window of Populus nigra chromosome 6, ddPopNigr1.1, whole genome shotgun sequence:
- the LOC133698020 gene encoding polygalacturonase-like: MEMLMLCLHSILFFIFLVSLNNINISSAETSYNVQTYGAKPNGKTDSTQAFLHAWTAACGSTDPTIIYIPEGRYLLGSVAFRGGNCKSPDITIRIDGTLIAPEDYRILGLASNWLSFEGVSGVSIVGGALDAKGSPLWDCKSKGSNCPAGATTLSFVNSNNIKINGLLSLNSQMYHIVVNGCQNVQVQGIRVIAAGDSPNTDGIHVQLSTDVVITNSSIKTGDDCISIGPGTKNLWIERVRCGPGHGISIGSLAKTVDEAGVQNVTVKSTSFTGTTNGFRIKSWARHSTGFARAIRFIGATMINVQNPIIIDQNYCPHNLNCPTEVSGIQISDVIYQGIRGTSATPVAIKFDCSFKYPCKGITLQNVNLTYLSKEAQSTCTNAIGKTYGQVQPDNCL, encoded by the exons ATGGAAATGTTGATGTTGTGTCTACATTCTATcctgtttttcattttcttggtcAGCTTAaacaatattaacatatcatcTGCCGAAACAAGTTATAATGTGCAAACTTATGGTGCCAAACCGAATGGGAAAACAGACTCCACCCAAGCCTTCCTTCATGCATGGACAGCGGCATGTGGCTCTACTGATCCGACTATCATTTACATACCAGAAGGAAGATATCTGCTTGGTTCTGTGGCCTTTAGGGGTGGTAATTGCAAAAGTCCTGATATCACTATAAGGATTGATGGGACCCTGATTGCTCCCGAGGATTATCGCATTCTTGGTCTAGCCAGTAACTGGCTTAGCTTTGAAGGTGTCAGTGGTGTCTCCATTGTTGGGGGGGCTCTTGATGCTAAAGGATCACCCTTGTGGGATTGCAAATCCAAAGGCAGCAATTGCCCTGCTGGAGCTACG ACTTTGAGCTTTGTGAACTCCAACAACATAAAGATTAATGGATTACTGTCACTAAACAGCCAAATGTACCACATTGTGGTAAATGGCTGCCAGAATGTGCAAGTCCAAGGAATCAGAGTGATAGCTGCTGGTGACAGCCCAAACACAGACGGCATTCATGTCCAATTATCAACTGATGTTGTGATCACGAATTCTTCGATTAAAACCGGGGACGATTGTATCTCAATTGGACCCGGGACTAAGAACCTGTGGATCGAAAGGGTCAGATGCGGCCCCGGTCATGGCATCAG TATCGGAAGCTTAGCCAAGACCGTGGATGAGGCCGGGGTTCAGAATGTGACAGTTAAGAGTACAAGTTTTACTGGCACTACAAATGGGTTTAGAATAAAATCATGGGCCAGGCACAGCACTGGATTTGCTCGAGCAATTCGATTCATTGGAGCCACTATGATTAATGTCCAAAATCCCATTATCATCGATCAAAATTACTGTCCGCACAATTTAAATTGCCCCACTGAG GTGTCGGGCATTCAAATAAGTGATGTCATATATCAAGGCATTCGAGGAACATCTGCCACACCAGTTGCTATAAAATTTGATTGTAGCTTCAAATATCCATGCAAAGGTATAACACTGCAGAATGTAAACTTGACCTACTTGAGCAAAGAAGCTCAGTCAACTTGCACCAACGCAATTGGAAAAACATATGGTCAAGTTCAGCCAGAtaattgtttgtaa
- the LOC133697978 gene encoding polygalacturonase-like gives MAKLLCIPSLLLFIFLVSLNINISSAKTIYNVFTYGARPNGKTDSTQAFLHAWTAACGSTNSTIIYIPKGRYLLGSVAFRGGNCRSPDITIRIDGTLIASEDYRILGLARNWLSFESVSGVSIVGGALDAKGSPLWDCKSKGSNCPAGATTLSFVNSNNIKINGLLSLNSQMFHIVINGCQNVQVQGVRVIAAGDSPNTDGIHVQLSTDVVIMNSSIKTGDDCISIGPGTKNLWIERVRCGPGHGISIGSLAKSMDEPGVLNVTVKSTIFTGTTNGFRIKSWARHSNGFVQAIRFIGATMINVQNPIIIDQNYCPHNLNCPNQVSGIQISDVIYQGIRGTSATPVAIKFDCSFKYPCKDITLQNVNLTYFNKEAQSTCTNAIGKISGQVQPDNCL, from the exons ATGGCAAAGTTGTTGTGCATTCCATCTCTACTGCTCTTCATTTTCTTGGTCAGCTTAAACATTAACATATCCTCTGccaaaacaatttataatgtATTTACTTATGGTGCCAGACCAAATGGGAAAACAGACTCCACCCAAGCCTTCCTTCATGCATGGACAGCGGCATGTGGCTCTACCAATTCAACTATTATTTACATACCAAAAGGAAGGTATCTGCTTGGTTCTGTGGCCTTTAGGGGTGGTAATTGCAGAAGTCCTGATATCACTATAAGGATTGATGGGACCCTGATTGCTTCCGAGGATTATCGCATTCTTGGTCTAGCCAGAAATTGGCTTAGCTTTGAAAGTGTTAGTGGTGTCTCCATTGTTGGGGGGGCTCTTGATGCTAAGGGATCACCCTTGTGGGATTGCAAATCCAAAGGCAGCAATTGCCCTGCTGGAGCTACG ACTTTGAGCTTTGTGAACTCCAACAACATAAAGATCAATGGATTACTGTCACTAAACAGCCAAATGTTCCATATTGTGATAAATGGCTGCCAAAATGTGCAAGTCCAAGGAGTCAGAGTGATAGCTGCTGGTGACAGCCCAAACACAGATGGCATTCATGTCCAATTATCAACTGATGTTGTGATCATGAATTCTTCGATTAAAACCGGGGATGATTGTATCTCAATTGGACCCGGGACTAAGAACCTGTGGATCGAAAGGGTCAGATGTGGCCCCGGTCATGGCATCAG TATCGGAAGCTTAGCCAAGAGCATGGATGAGCCCGGGGTTCTGAATGTGACAGTTAAGAGTACAATTTTTACTGGCACTACAAATGGGTTTAGAATTAAGTCATGGGCCAGACACAGCAATGGTTTTGTTCAAGCAATTCGATTCATTGGAGCCACTATGATTAATGTCCAAAATCCAATCATCATCGATCAAAATTACTGTCCGCACAATTTAAATTGCCCCAATCAG GTATCAGGCATACAAATAAGTGATGTCATTTATCAAGGCATTCGAGGAACATCTGCCACACCAGTTGCTATAAAATTTGATTGTAGCTTCAAATATCCATGCAAAGATATAACACTGCAGAATGTAAACTTGACCTACTTCAACAAAGAAGCTCAGTCAACTTGCACCAACGCAATTGGGAAAATATCTGGTCAAGTTCAACCGGATaattgtttgtaa
- the LOC133697734 gene encoding 2-alkenal reductase (NADP(+)-dependent) yields MKMEAETVDNKQVIFKGFIDRIPRETDMELKIGKIELKAPKGSGAFLVKNLYLSCDPYMRGRMREYYDSYIPPFVPGQAIQGFGVSKVVDSDDPDFKPGDLVSGLTGWEEFSLMRKHEQLRRIQKDDIPLSYHVGLLGMAGFTAYAGFYEVCSPEIGENVFVSAASGAVGQLVGQLAKLHGCYVVGSAGTSQKVDILKNKLGFDQAFNYKEEPDLNAALKRYFPEGIDIYFDNVGGDMLEAALLNMRIHGRIAVCGMVSSNSLSVSKGIHNLFSLIAKRIRMQGFLQSDYLHLYPRFFENVVSNYKQGNIVYIEDMSEGLESAPAALVGLFSGKNVGKQVICVARE; encoded by the exons ATGAAAATGGAAGCGGAAACAGTGGATAACAAGCAGGTAATATTCAAGGGGTTTATAGACAGAATACCGAGAGAGACAGACATGGAACTAAAGATTGGAAAAATAGAGCTCAAAGCACCAAAAGGGTCCGGAGCTTTTTTAGTCAAGAATCTCTATTTGTCTTGTGACCCTTACATGAGAGGTCGCATGCGTGAGTATTATGATTCATACATCCCTCCTTTTGTCCCTGGCCAG gCGATACAAGGATTTGGTGTATCAAAGGTTGTGGATTCTGATGATCCAGATTTCAAGCCTGGAGACTTAGTTTCAGGGCTGACTGGTTGGGAAGAATTCAGCTTGATGCGGAAACATGAGCAATTGAGAAGAATCCAGAAAGATGATATCCCCCTCTCATATCACGTGGGTCTTCTTG GTATGGCAGGTTTTACTGCTTATGCAGGGTTCTATGAGGTCTGCTCCCCTGAAATAGGGGAGAATGTCTTTGTCTCTGCCGCTTCCGGTGCAGTTGGCCAGCTTGTTGGCCAGCTTGCCAAGTTACATGGCTGCTATGTAGTTGGAAGTGCTGGCACAAGCCAAAAG GTTGACATTTTAAAGAACAAGCTTGGATTCGATCAGGCTTTTAACTACAAAGAGGAACCCGACCTGAATGCAGCTTTGAAAAG GTACTTCCCTGAAGGCATTGATATCTACTTTGATAATGTTGGTGGAGATATGCTTGAAGCAGCATTGCTCAACATGAGGATTCATGGCCGAATTGCAGTGTGTGGAATGGTTTCTTCCAACAGCCTCTCTGTTTCCAAAGGGATTCACAACTTGTTCAGTCTCATAGCCAAACGCATCAGGATGCAAGGATTCCTGCAAAGTGATTACTTGCATTTATATCCACGCTTCTTTGAAAATGTTGTCAGTAACTACAAACAAGGGAATATTGTTTACATTGAAGACATGAGTGAAGGATTGGAAAGTGCTCCAGCTGCTTTAGTTGGATTGTTTTCTGGAAAAAACGTTGGTAAGCAGGTCATCTGTGTAGCCCGTGAATGA